One window from the genome of Hippoglossus hippoglossus isolate fHipHip1 chromosome 10, fHipHip1.pri, whole genome shotgun sequence encodes:
- the purab gene encoding transcriptional activator protein Pur-alpha has translation MADRDSGSDHGGPTAGPGSLPPGATGAMSRLQHDTEELASKRVDIQNKRFYLDVKQNVKGRFLKIAEVGAGGNKSRLTLSMSVAVEFRDYLGDFIEHYAQLGPSNPDIVQDEPRRALKSEFLVRENRKYYMDLKENQRGRFLRIRQTVNRGPGLGSAQGQTIALPAQGLIEFRDALAKLIDDYGVDEEPAELPEGTSLTVDNKRFFFDVGSNKYGVFMRVSEVKPTYRNSITVPSKVWSKFGNTFSKYADEMRKIQERSREKRASELLPEGPHGGDDGDDD, from the coding sequence ATGGCGGACAGAGACAGTGGCAGTGACCACGGTGGGCCCACCGCAGGCCCCGGCTCGTTGCCCCCGGGCGCGACAGGCGCCATGTCCCGGCTGCAGCACGACACCGAGGAGCTAGCCTCCAAGCGCGTCGACATCCAGAACAAGCGCTTCTACCTTGACGTGAAGCAGAATGTGAAAGGCCGCTTCCTAAAGATAGCCGAGGTCGGGGCTGGGGGAAACAAGAGCCGCCTCACTCTCTCCATGTCGGTTGCCGTGGAGTTCCGCGATTATCTCGGGGACTTTATCGAACATTATGCTCAGCTGGGCCCGTCCAACCCGGACATTGTGCAGGATGAGCCCCGGCGGGCGCTCAAGAGCGAATTCCTGGTCCGGGAGAATcggaaatattacatggatcTGAAAGAGAACCAGAGGGGGCGGTTCCTGAGGATCCGACAGACCGTTAATCGGGGGCCCGGATTGGGAAGCGCGCAAGGCCAGACCATCGCTCTGCCGGCTCAGGGTCTCATCGAGTTCCGCGACGCTTTGGCTAAACTAATCGACGACTATGGCGTGGACGAGGAGCCGGCGGAGCTGCCGGAGGGCACCTCGCTCACGGTCGACAACAAGCGCTTCTTCTTTGACGTAGGCTCCAATAAGTACGGGGTCTTCATGCGGGTCAGCGAGGTGAAGCCCACGTACCGGAACTCCATCACGGTTCCGAGCAAAGTGTGGTCCAAATTCGGCAACACCTTCAGTAAATACGCGGATGAGATGAGGAAGATCCAGGAGAGGAGTAGAGAGAAGCGGGCCTCCGAACTGCTGCCAGAGGGCCCGCACGGTGGAGACGACGGCGACGACGACTGA